From a region of the Enterobacter cancerogenus genome:
- a CDS encoding cupin domain-containing protein encodes MNAIHLTQSQARSRLITPDDMVSCNLAFIDCKLPGSHLKQNYSFIGPGVTQSSEQVVNIPEPHGFNIGAAAMPKGVTNNLHLHFTAEVFLIHEGTWRFRWGAQGEHEAEFSAPAILSIPTWIFRGFTNVSKEDTSGMVFTVLGGDNTGGIIWHPSVLAAASEYGMYLSKENMLITQEPGEPQPDPATLLTPLSEAYIAGLRDYSVEEMRKRAVTGDDRCWSARGLLDSVLPGHGGEIAPVIGFGISQDRDSCPAIVSPHGFSVEWLRLADNCVTGRHVCPDVQVIMVFKGKLEVTWNEAGKEVSIIAPERSVISIPANSWRRYRAIEGNMECILTTQGDQRKRLYWDEEILQQAKNHNRCLDPDGYVADADILPATARRAGAKREKWQADA; translated from the coding sequence ATGAACGCTATCCATCTTACCCAGAGCCAGGCGAGAAGCCGACTCATCACCCCCGATGATATGGTCTCCTGCAACCTTGCTTTTATTGACTGCAAGCTGCCCGGCTCGCACCTGAAGCAAAACTATTCGTTTATTGGCCCGGGCGTCACTCAGTCCTCCGAGCAGGTGGTGAATATTCCCGAGCCGCACGGTTTTAACATAGGCGCGGCGGCCATGCCGAAAGGGGTAACCAACAACCTGCATCTGCATTTTACGGCGGAAGTGTTCTTAATCCATGAAGGGACATGGCGTTTTCGCTGGGGCGCGCAGGGTGAACATGAAGCGGAATTCAGCGCCCCGGCGATCCTCTCCATCCCCACCTGGATTTTCCGGGGGTTTACTAACGTCAGTAAAGAGGACACCAGCGGCATGGTGTTCACCGTTCTGGGCGGCGACAACACGGGCGGGATCATCTGGCATCCGTCGGTGCTCGCGGCCGCCAGTGAGTACGGTATGTATTTAAGCAAAGAGAATATGTTGATTACGCAGGAACCCGGCGAGCCGCAGCCTGACCCCGCCACGCTGCTGACGCCGCTGTCGGAGGCGTATATTGCCGGGCTACGTGATTACAGCGTTGAGGAGATGCGCAAGCGCGCGGTGACAGGCGATGACCGTTGCTGGTCGGCACGGGGACTGCTGGACTCGGTGTTGCCGGGACACGGCGGCGAAATCGCGCCCGTTATCGGCTTTGGCATTTCCCAGGACCGGGATTCCTGCCCTGCGATTGTCAGCCCGCACGGTTTTTCCGTCGAGTGGCTGCGGCTCGCGGACAATTGCGTCACGGGCCGACATGTGTGTCCTGACGTGCAGGTCATCATGGTCTTTAAAGGTAAGCTTGAGGTCACCTGGAATGAGGCGGGCAAGGAAGTGAGTATTATCGCACCGGAACGGTCGGTCATCTCCATTCCGGCAAACAGCTGGCGGCGCTACCGCGCGATAGAGGGGAATATGGAATGCATTTTGACAACCCAGGGCGATCAACGTAAACGCCTGTACTGGGATGAGGAGATCCTGCAGCAGGCGAAAAATCATAACCGCTGTCTCGATCCGGATGGTTATGTCGCCGATGCCGATATACTGCCCGCCACGGCCCGCCGGGCTGGGGCAAAACGTGAAAAATGGCAGGCAGATGCCTGA
- a CDS encoding HpcH/HpaI aldolase family protein: protein MRKNTLKTAFQDNTPIINGWLAIPSGYSAEIVGQQGFDAVTVDLQHGMIDFASALTMLQALSATPAVPLVRVADNDPAQIMRVLDAGAYGVICPMISSAEEARRFVAACRYPPLGVRSFGPARGLLYGGSDYPQHANDEILTLAMIETREGLANLDAILDTDGLDGVFIGPNDLSLTLTGNASAESQHPEMLAAVERVIDRCRQQQKIAGIFCTSGAAAAARIAQGFHFVTPANDVMQLGRASREAIALARGNAIPATGTSGY, encoded by the coding sequence GTGCGCAAGAACACACTAAAAACCGCCTTTCAGGACAATACCCCCATCATCAACGGCTGGCTGGCGATCCCCTCCGGCTACAGTGCGGAAATTGTCGGGCAGCAGGGCTTTGATGCCGTAACCGTCGATCTCCAGCACGGCATGATTGATTTTGCCAGCGCGCTGACGATGCTGCAGGCGCTGTCGGCCACGCCTGCGGTGCCGCTGGTGCGGGTGGCGGATAACGATCCGGCGCAAATCATGCGCGTACTGGATGCCGGGGCTTACGGGGTGATTTGTCCGATGATCTCCAGCGCCGAGGAGGCCCGCCGCTTCGTCGCCGCCTGCCGTTATCCGCCGCTGGGCGTACGTTCCTTTGGTCCGGCGCGGGGCCTGCTTTACGGCGGCAGCGATTATCCGCAGCACGCCAACGATGAAATCCTGACGCTGGCGATGATCGAAACCCGCGAAGGGCTGGCAAATCTTGACGCCATTCTCGACACCGACGGGCTGGATGGCGTGTTTATAGGCCCTAACGATCTCTCGCTGACGCTGACGGGCAACGCCAGCGCCGAATCCCAACACCCGGAGATGCTTGCTGCCGTTGAGCGGGTGATCGACCGCTGTCGCCAGCAGCAAAAAATCGCCGGGATCTTCTGCACCTCCGGCGCGGCTGCCGCAGCGCGTATTGCCCAGGGGTTTCATTTCGTTACCCCGGCAAACGACGTCATGCAACTGGGCCGCGCCTCGCGCGAAGCCATCGCCCTTGCGCGCGGTAACGCCATTCCTGCCACCGGCACATCCGGCTATTAA
- a CDS encoding alpha/beta fold hydrolase has translation MENALLDNTDLPLVLLGGTLCNARLWQPVIERLNVTAVLCVTLTGAESARQASQRLLSALPPRFLLAGFSLGAIVALHIAADAPERLSGLALISANPLADPPENAAPRRDAVRTARAQGIVDWLVPALWQRYVAPSRLNDRALQDIICQMASECGVTTFAQQTEIAIHRQDNRAALGHLSCPVVILNGAQDPICTPHHHHLLAASAANATWHTVASGGHFIPLETPDEVASPLRQWITECISCARTH, from the coding sequence ATGGAAAACGCTCTGCTGGATAACACCGACCTGCCGCTGGTGCTGCTTGGCGGCACGCTGTGCAACGCCCGGCTCTGGCAGCCTGTGATTGAGCGGTTAAACGTGACGGCGGTGCTGTGCGTCACGTTGACGGGGGCGGAATCGGCGCGGCAGGCATCGCAGCGTCTGCTCAGCGCGCTGCCGCCGCGCTTTTTGCTGGCCGGGTTTTCGCTGGGGGCAATCGTCGCGCTGCACATAGCCGCTGACGCGCCGGAAAGGCTTAGCGGGCTGGCGCTGATATCTGCCAACCCGCTTGCCGATCCGCCGGAAAACGCCGCACCACGGCGGGACGCGGTGCGCACCGCCCGGGCGCAGGGAATAGTTGACTGGCTGGTCCCGGCGCTGTGGCAACGTTACGTCGCCCCGTCGCGCCTCAACGACCGGGCTTTACAGGACATTATCTGTCAGATGGCAAGCGAGTGCGGTGTAACGACCTTTGCTCAGCAAACGGAAATCGCCATTCACCGGCAGGACAACCGGGCGGCGCTGGGCCATCTCTCCTGCCCGGTAGTGATCCTTAACGGCGCGCAGGATCCGATCTGCACGCCCCATCATCATCACTTACTGGCGGCAAGCGCCGCGAACGCAACCTGGCATACGGTGGCATCTGGCGGGCATTTTATTCCGCTCGAGACCCCGGATGAGGTCGCATCGCCGCTGCGCCAGTGGATTACGGAGTGCATATCGTGCGCAAGAACACACTAA
- a CDS encoding SDR family NAD(P)-dependent oxidoreductase, whose protein sequence is MTLVQTPSFALHGKRALVTGGSRGIGFAAAVALAQAGAEVWIAARNREALDQAADLAAGHRLTLQTVTLDITDAREVDRVLATLPEIDILVNSAGLARHQPFLEVNEDDFDAVMSLNLRATFFVSQRVARRMRAGGRAGSIIHISSQMGHVGGPERSVYCASKFALEGLTRTMALELGEAGIRVNTLCPTFIETDLSRSALEDPAFRRYVLENIKLRRLGRLEDIMGPVVFLASEAAAMITGSALMVDGGWTAT, encoded by the coding sequence ATGACGCTTGTACAAACGCCCTCTTTCGCTCTGCACGGCAAACGCGCGCTGGTGACAGGTGGCTCGCGAGGGATTGGCTTCGCCGCTGCCGTCGCCCTCGCGCAGGCGGGCGCAGAGGTGTGGATTGCCGCCCGCAACCGCGAGGCGCTGGACCAGGCGGCCGATCTCGCCGCCGGGCATCGGCTCACTCTTCAGACGGTAACGCTGGATATCACCGACGCCCGGGAGGTGGACCGCGTGCTGGCGACCCTGCCGGAGATCGACATTCTGGTGAACAGCGCCGGGCTGGCCCGCCACCAGCCGTTTCTTGAGGTCAACGAAGACGACTTCGATGCGGTGATGTCGCTTAACCTCCGCGCCACTTTTTTCGTCAGCCAGCGCGTGGCGCGGCGTATGCGGGCGGGTGGTCGCGCCGGATCAATCATCCATATCTCATCGCAAATGGGGCACGTGGGCGGCCCCGAGCGGAGCGTTTACTGCGCCTCTAAGTTTGCGCTTGAAGGGTTAACCCGCACGATGGCGCTGGAGCTGGGCGAGGCCGGGATCCGGGTCAATACGCTGTGCCCGACTTTCATTGAAACCGATCTGTCGCGATCGGCGCTGGAAGATCCGGCATTTCGCCGCTACGTGCTGGAGAACATCAAGCTGCGCCGGTTAGGCCGACTGGAAGACATTATGGGGCCGGTGGTGTTCCTCGCCTCCGAGGCCGCCGCGATGATCACCGGCAGCGCCCTGATGGTTGACGGCGGCTGGACGGCAACGTGA
- the hisD gene encoding histidinol dehydrogenase produces MSWKLKSGKSTEERQQANQQVREKVEHILADIEKRGNKAIRELSIKFDRYDRQDYRLTPAEIDRCIKQLSRQDIQDIEFAQQQVANFARAQKECLRDLEIETRPGVILGHKNIPINAVGCYVPGGKYPLLASAHMSIITASVAGCSRIISCAPPFNGEPAPAIVAAQKMAGATEIYALGGIQAIGAMALGTDSLAPVDMLVGPGNAFVAEAKRQLFGRVGIDLFAGPTETLVIADDTVDAEICATDLLGQAEHGVTTPAILLTNSLTLAKETQQEVERLLEKLPTADIARQSWQDYGEIIVCDSYEEMLAEADRIASEHVQVMTDRDDWFLARLTNYGALFLGPRTNVAYGDKVIGTNHTLPTQKAARYTGGLWVGKFMKTCTFQKVLSDEATAEIGSYCSRLSLLEGFAGHAEQANIRVRRYGQTDVPYAMPAPVREKV; encoded by the coding sequence GTGTCCTGGAAATTAAAAAGCGGTAAAAGTACCGAAGAGCGCCAGCAGGCGAATCAGCAGGTCAGAGAAAAAGTTGAACATATCCTGGCGGATATTGAGAAGCGGGGAAATAAAGCCATTCGTGAATTATCGATTAAATTCGATCGCTATGACCGTCAGGATTATCGCCTGACGCCAGCGGAGATCGACCGCTGTATAAAACAGTTAAGCCGCCAGGATATTCAGGATATTGAATTTGCCCAACAGCAGGTGGCGAATTTTGCCCGCGCGCAGAAAGAGTGCCTGCGGGATCTCGAAATTGAAACGCGCCCCGGCGTGATCCTCGGCCATAAAAATATTCCGATCAATGCCGTGGGGTGTTATGTCCCCGGCGGGAAATATCCACTGCTGGCCTCTGCCCATATGTCCATCATTACCGCCAGCGTGGCGGGCTGCTCGCGGATCATCAGCTGTGCCCCGCCGTTTAACGGCGAACCCGCTCCGGCGATTGTCGCGGCACAAAAGATGGCGGGCGCAACGGAAATCTATGCCCTGGGCGGCATTCAGGCGATTGGCGCAATGGCATTGGGCACCGACTCGCTGGCACCGGTAGATATGCTGGTCGGCCCCGGCAACGCCTTTGTTGCGGAGGCCAAGCGCCAGCTCTTTGGCCGGGTGGGTATCGATCTGTTTGCCGGACCGACGGAAACGCTGGTCATCGCCGATGACACCGTAGACGCAGAAATATGCGCCACGGACCTGCTCGGGCAGGCCGAACACGGCGTCACCACCCCTGCCATTCTGCTGACCAACTCCCTGACGCTTGCTAAAGAGACGCAGCAGGAAGTGGAGCGGCTGCTGGAAAAACTTCCCACTGCCGATATCGCCCGCCAGTCGTGGCAGGATTATGGCGAAATCATCGTCTGTGACAGCTACGAAGAGATGCTGGCCGAGGCCGATCGCATCGCCTCCGAGCATGTTCAGGTGATGACCGACCGGGACGACTGGTTCCTCGCCAGGCTGACCAACTACGGCGCACTGTTCCTCGGCCCGCGCACTAACGTCGCCTACGGCGATAAGGTGATCGGCACCAACCACACGCTGCCAACGCAAAAAGCCGCGCGCTATACCGGCGGGCTGTGGGTCGGCAAGTTCATGAAAACCTGCACCTTCCAGAAGGTCCTCAGCGACGAAGCCACGGCCGAAATCGGCAGCTATTGCTCCCGCCTGTCGCTGCTTGAAGGATTTGCCGGACACGCCGAGCAGGCCAATATTCGCGTGCGTCGCTATGGCCAGACAGACGTGCCCTACGCGATGCCGGCCCCGGTCAGGGAAAAGGTGTAA
- a CDS encoding MFS transporter, with protein MFRALLRRREARLFFIISVLFFICIHSIDAFLAPMMINQGFEPQIMGIIMGASGLATLLIRFPLGIISDVVKSRRIFIQIGLLLPIIAWPIAWFEPNAVTLYMAKAADGVTAATWVLYNILFIRYFDRNEAPAAVALLALAGPIGVFLGNCIGAVLIHYFANNIAFFVSCISALVALILTTRIQDVHDPVQAPTLKACITGARQQLADRSVWLIGILATIVILVPFATRDTLTPVYAEQLGARAGILALLGNIHLLFYGLAIALCSSVFYQRLGLVKTAVLGIVLQVISTLGIPFTSNLYVIYSLQALAGFSFGMAFAAFMSLSVVNTTADEQSTRMGLFQTIYSCGMFVGPVMMGVMMQHINISSGYLLIAALSVVAAIATPLSARWVYARKAQHASRLLKNGAYAAAPDQ; from the coding sequence ATGTTTCGAGCACTGTTACGCCGTCGGGAAGCCCGGCTCTTTTTCATCATCAGCGTCCTGTTCTTTATCTGTATTCACAGCATCGATGCCTTCCTGGCACCAATGATGATCAACCAGGGCTTCGAGCCACAGATAATGGGCATCATTATGGGGGCGTCCGGGCTGGCTACGCTGCTTATCCGTTTCCCGTTGGGGATCATCTCCGACGTGGTAAAGAGCCGCAGGATTTTTATTCAAATCGGTTTACTGCTGCCCATTATCGCCTGGCCGATCGCCTGGTTCGAGCCTAACGCCGTCACGTTATATATGGCTAAAGCGGCTGACGGCGTCACGGCGGCCACGTGGGTGCTGTATAACATCTTGTTCATTCGCTATTTCGACCGTAACGAAGCCCCGGCGGCCGTGGCGCTGCTGGCGCTGGCCGGGCCGATCGGCGTGTTCCTCGGCAACTGTATTGGCGCCGTGCTGATCCACTACTTCGCCAACAACATCGCCTTTTTCGTCTCCTGCATCTCGGCCCTGGTGGCGCTGATCCTGACGACCCGCATTCAGGACGTTCATGATCCGGTGCAGGCTCCCACGCTGAAAGCCTGCATCACCGGGGCGCGACAGCAGCTGGCCGACCGTTCCGTCTGGTTGATTGGCATCCTGGCGACCATCGTGATTCTGGTTCCCTTTGCCACTCGCGACACCCTGACGCCGGTCTACGCCGAACAACTGGGCGCCCGGGCAGGGATCCTCGCCCTGCTCGGTAATATCCATCTTCTTTTTTACGGGCTGGCCATCGCCCTGTGCAGCTCGGTGTTTTATCAGCGCCTTGGGCTGGTAAAAACCGCCGTGCTCGGCATCGTGTTACAGGTGATCTCGACGCTTGGCATTCCTTTTACCAGCAATTTATATGTCATTTATTCGCTCCAGGCGCTGGCAGGTTTTTCCTTCGGCATGGCGTTTGCGGCATTTATGTCGCTCAGCGTGGTGAATACCACCGCCGATGAACAATCCACCCGCATGGGATTATTCCAGACGATCTATTCCTGCGGCATGTTTGTCGGGCCGGTGATGATGGGCGTGATGATGCAACATATTAATATCTCGTCCGGTTACCTGTTAATTGCCGCGCTCTCGGTCGTCGCTGCGATTGCCACGCCGCTGTCCGCACGCTGGGTTTATGCCCGTAAGGCGCAACACGCGTCCCGCTTATTAAAAAACGGGGCTTACGCCGCCGCGCCGGATCAATAA
- a CDS encoding LacI family DNA-binding transcriptional regulator, translating to MKRKTFAAVTSQQVAQLAGVSQSAVSRTFTPGASISPATREKVLKAARELGYRPNAIARSLNTARSRIIGVVISYFDNPFYSQVLEALAQKLDTLNYHLLLFVGDREGNVDRIFDQIMQYRVDGIVLASVTLSLELSEECLAAGIPVVLFNRSEESGMASSVNSNNEAASRQIAEFLLAGEHKRFAYVGGVPDSPVNIARQRGFISTLQEHGITDVQVVNGNYDVQHTTQAAYALFSAPPVPDAVFVANDHMAVTVMDVARYAFGLRIPEEVSVVGYDDIGPSGWPSYALTSASQPVGEMVDATVELLMKQIESETIEPEQITVPGTLVIRHSARRPRSGVIEKDGLSLFQTKELK from the coding sequence ATGAAACGTAAGACTTTTGCAGCAGTCACATCTCAACAGGTCGCGCAGCTGGCGGGGGTATCGCAATCCGCGGTGTCGCGAACGTTCACGCCCGGGGCCAGCATTTCACCGGCAACACGTGAAAAAGTGCTGAAAGCGGCGCGTGAGCTTGGTTATCGTCCAAACGCGATAGCCCGGTCGCTCAACACGGCCCGCTCGCGCATTATTGGGGTGGTGATCTCTTACTTCGATAACCCCTTTTACTCGCAGGTGCTGGAGGCGCTGGCACAAAAGCTGGATACGCTGAACTATCACCTGCTGCTGTTTGTCGGCGACCGGGAAGGCAATGTCGACCGCATTTTCGACCAGATTATGCAGTACCGCGTGGACGGTATCGTGCTGGCATCGGTCACGCTATCGCTGGAGTTATCCGAGGAGTGCCTCGCCGCCGGGATCCCGGTGGTGTTGTTTAACCGCAGCGAAGAGAGTGGGATGGCCTCCAGCGTCAACAGCAATAACGAGGCGGCGTCACGGCAGATAGCCGAGTTTCTGTTGGCGGGGGAGCACAAGCGTTTCGCCTACGTTGGCGGCGTGCCTGACTCCCCGGTCAATATCGCCCGTCAGCGCGGGTTTATCTCCACCCTGCAAGAGCACGGCATCACCGATGTGCAGGTGGTGAATGGCAATTACGACGTTCAGCACACCACGCAGGCAGCCTATGCTCTGTTTTCGGCACCGCCTGTGCCGGATGCGGTCTTTGTCGCCAACGATCATATGGCCGTGACGGTGATGGATGTGGCACGCTATGCGTTTGGTTTGCGCATTCCCGAGGAGGTGTCCGTTGTCGGGTACGACGACATCGGTCCCTCAGGCTGGCCCTCCTATGCCTTAACCTCTGCATCACAGCCGGTGGGCGAAATGGTGGACGCCACGGTCGAGTTATTAATGAAGCAAATTGAAAGCGAAACCATAGAGCCTGAGCAGATTACGGTGCCCGGTACGCTGGTTATTCGCCACTCAGCCCGCCGCCCGCGCAGTGGCGTTATCGAAAAAGATGGCTTATCGCTATTCCAGACTAAGGAGCTCAAATGA
- a CDS encoding nuclear transport factor 2 family protein, which yields MTRLRGFSPQFDSIQQFILTLTHVVWEQKDIGQLADFYATPVVFTTPEKQLHELSQFMRLTLEAMHSFPQRTVLTEDILCSQNPGDEYYAAQRTVARIQHQGEGFFGPPTGKNVWVRTWADRICVDGAVRQEWLLQDRAAIVSQLGLDIREFAFNLATMRQQLGLESVSAETLDARWAGGPEGDDVEGVLAGVVERYLTMWAGGNSGVVPGLYHPAATLYAPGHCTCTGEQEIGAQLSGYRASFADSETQLHHLVVRKDPNEPVRISLRWSLLTWHDGYGKFGAPTRKPVSVTGITQLELRDGLIFREYLGIDELAIWSQIFN from the coding sequence ATGACCAGATTGCGGGGCTTCAGCCCACAGTTCGACTCCATCCAGCAGTTTATTTTGACGCTGACACACGTGGTATGGGAGCAGAAAGACATAGGCCAGCTGGCGGATTTTTACGCCACGCCAGTGGTATTTACCACCCCGGAAAAACAGCTGCATGAGCTGTCACAGTTTATGCGCCTCACCCTTGAGGCGATGCACAGTTTTCCGCAGCGCACCGTGCTGACCGAGGACATCCTCTGTAGCCAGAATCCGGGTGACGAGTACTATGCCGCTCAGCGCACCGTCGCGCGGATCCAGCATCAGGGGGAGGGCTTTTTTGGTCCGCCAACCGGCAAAAATGTCTGGGTACGTACGTGGGCCGATCGCATTTGCGTCGACGGAGCCGTGCGTCAGGAGTGGCTGCTGCAGGATCGCGCCGCTATCGTGTCGCAACTGGGGCTGGATATCCGCGAGTTTGCTTTTAACCTGGCGACCATGCGTCAGCAGCTTGGGCTGGAGTCTGTTTCCGCCGAGACGCTGGATGCGCGCTGGGCGGGAGGCCCAGAAGGCGATGATGTGGAAGGTGTACTTGCAGGCGTGGTGGAGCGCTACCTGACGATGTGGGCGGGCGGCAACAGCGGCGTGGTACCCGGTTTATACCACCCGGCGGCAACGCTCTATGCGCCCGGCCATTGCACCTGTACCGGTGAACAGGAGATCGGCGCACAGCTTTCCGGCTACCGCGCCTCGTTTGCCGACAGCGAAACGCAACTGCACCACCTGGTTGTGCGTAAAGATCCCAACGAGCCGGTTCGCATTTCATTGCGCTGGTCGCTGCTGACCTGGCATGACGGATACGGCAAGTTTGGCGCGCCGACGCGTAAACCTGTTTCAGTCACCGGTATTACCCAGCTTGAATTACGCGATGGGTTAATTTTCCGTGAATATTTAGGTATTGATGAATTAGCGATTTGGTCGCAAATATTTAATTAA
- a CDS encoding nuclear transport factor 2 family protein translates to MSSTEATNKAPAVPEKSSVKALKEESVLQVERRDFVDLVPENRPRAQSLRGFDDCYTDIVDYIVRCTHKIWDERDVGLIYSHYTHNCVLYNALGTLYNREQVVQDTLQRLVAFPERRGMATQVIWNGNDVDGFYTSHLVTGSGRHTQYSHLGKPTNRTFVTRTVADCMIHENKIYREWVVSDNMSLMKQLGLNTDEVAFNMAKEQFDKGFRVMDIGENGRMLGQYPPEIACDVSLAHSDTEEQCLRWLHEIYNRRMFGKIKEVYAPNVQWHGPLMKELYGTAAVTHQTLALVGMIPDGAWLPQHICSTPCDEGGVKVAVRWIIEGHHLGYGELGKPTGERLFVMGMSHYHILNGKIVDEWVVYDHLALLAQIKLGQMEDA, encoded by the coding sequence ATGTCTTCCACTGAAGCAACAAATAAAGCACCAGCCGTACCCGAAAAAAGCAGCGTGAAAGCGCTTAAAGAAGAGTCCGTATTACAGGTCGAGCGCCGTGATTTTGTCGATCTGGTGCCGGAGAATCGCCCGCGTGCGCAGTCATTAAGAGGCTTTGACGACTGCTATACCGATATCGTCGATTATATTGTTCGCTGCACCCATAAAATATGGGATGAGCGAGACGTGGGCTTAATTTATTCCCACTATACCCATAACTGCGTGCTTTATAACGCGCTGGGGACGTTATATAACCGCGAACAGGTGGTGCAGGATACATTGCAGCGCCTGGTTGCTTTCCCGGAACGCCGCGGCATGGCAACCCAGGTTATCTGGAACGGAAATGATGTCGACGGTTTTTATACCTCGCATCTGGTCACGGGAAGCGGGCGCCATACCCAGTACAGCCATTTAGGCAAACCGACCAACCGCACATTTGTTACCCGGACCGTGGCGGATTGCATGATCCACGAGAACAAAATTTATCGCGAGTGGGTGGTCAGCGACAACATGTCGTTAATGAAACAGCTTGGCCTTAACACCGATGAAGTCGCCTTTAATATGGCCAAAGAGCAGTTTGATAAAGGCTTCCGCGTGATGGATATCGGCGAAAACGGCCGCATGCTGGGGCAATATCCGCCGGAGATCGCGTGCGATGTTTCTCTTGCGCACAGCGATACGGAAGAGCAGTGCCTGCGTTGGCTGCATGAGATCTACAACCGCCGGATGTTCGGCAAAATCAAAGAGGTGTATGCCCCGAACGTGCAGTGGCACGGCCCGTTGATGAAAGAGCTGTACGGAACGGCGGCAGTGACCCACCAGACGCTGGCGCTGGTGGGTATGATCCCTGACGGCGCGTGGCTGCCGCAGCATATCTGCTCCACCCCTTGCGACGAGGGCGGCGTGAAGGTGGCGGTTCGCTGGATTATCGAAGGGCATCACCTGGGTTACGGCGAGCTGGGTAAACCGACCGGAGAACGGCTGTTCGTGATGGGGATGTCGCACTACCACATCCTCAACGGGAAAATTGTTGATGAGTGGGTGGTTTACGATCACCTGGCGCTGCTGGCGCAAATCAAACTTGGCCAGATGGAGGATGCGTAA
- the hisD gene encoding histidinol dehydrogenase — protein sequence MLNDVIWIKHPQGQDAQADRSLTETVSGIIARVKDEGDAALRAYSQQFDKVVPAQFEVSEQEIAEALAGMDAQTRRDSEFAISQVRRFAQAQLATMQPLEVETLPGVHLGHRIIPVQTVGCYVPGGRYPILSAPVMSIVPATVAGCEQIIACLPPGAHPAMIAVCHLAGAHRIFKVGGAQAIAAMAWGTDSIPSVDKIVGPGNAFVNEAKRQVFGKVGIDALAGPSEIFTIADDSADPRILAADMLAQAEHDVHTRVGLATTSREIAERTLAEVERQLASLPTAATAGEAWRRQGEIVLCEDEAQLIAFADHMATEHLQVHTRDPHATAAKIRNYGSLFIGQNASVVFSDKCCGTNHTLPTMAAARYTGGLWVGAYVKICTHQWIDEQGIPAIAEPAIRQSRTEGMQGHRRAAEIRLRAQDIDAITSGMRD from the coding sequence ATGTTGAATGACGTAATCTGGATCAAGCATCCGCAGGGGCAGGATGCACAGGCCGATCGTTCGCTGACGGAGACGGTCAGCGGCATTATTGCGCGGGTAAAAGATGAAGGTGACGCGGCGCTAAGGGCCTATTCACAGCAGTTCGATAAGGTTGTGCCAGCCCAGTTCGAAGTGAGCGAGCAGGAGATTGCCGAAGCACTTGCCGGTATGGACGCCCAGACCCGTCGCGACAGTGAATTTGCCATCAGTCAGGTGCGCCGTTTTGCCCAGGCGCAGCTGGCGACCATGCAGCCGCTGGAGGTCGAGACCCTGCCGGGCGTGCACCTGGGGCACCGGATCATCCCGGTGCAGACGGTGGGCTGCTACGTCCCCGGAGGACGCTATCCGATCCTCTCCGCGCCGGTGATGTCGATTGTTCCGGCGACGGTGGCGGGCTGCGAACAGATCATTGCCTGTCTGCCGCCGGGCGCGCATCCGGCGATGATCGCGGTGTGCCATCTGGCGGGCGCGCATCGCATCTTCAAAGTTGGCGGCGCGCAGGCGATTGCGGCCATGGCCTGGGGAACGGACAGCATACCGTCGGTGGATAAAATCGTGGGGCCAGGCAACGCCTTTGTTAACGAGGCGAAACGTCAGGTGTTTGGCAAAGTCGGCATTGATGCCCTCGCCGGGCCGAGCGAGATTTTCACCATAGCGGACGACAGCGCCGACCCGCGTATTCTGGCCGCTGATATGCTGGCCCAGGCAGAGCATGACGTACATACCCGCGTCGGGCTGGCGACGACCAGCCGGGAGATTGCCGAGCGTACGCTGGCTGAGGTTGAGCGCCAGTTGGCCAGCCTGCCCACGGCGGCAACGGCAGGCGAGGCGTGGCGTCGACAGGGCGAGATTGTACTTTGCGAAGACGAAGCGCAACTTATCGCTTTTGCTGACCATATGGCGACGGAACATCTGCAGGTGCATACCCGCGATCCGCACGCCACGGCGGCGAAGATCCGCAACTACGGCTCGCTGTTTATTGGGCAGAACGCCAGCGTGGTGTTCTCCGATAAATGCTGCGGGACCAACCACACGTTGCCAACCATGGCGGCGGCGCGCTATACCGGCGGCTTGTGGGTGGGGGCGTATGTCAAAATCTGCACCCATCAGTGGATTGATGAGCAGGGCATCCCGGCAATTGCGGAACCGGCGATCCGCCAGAGCCGTACTGAAGGGATGCAGGGGCATCGACGGGCGGCGGAGATCCGATTGCGTGCGCAGGACATCGATGCGATCACCTCAGGCATGCGGGACTAA